In a single window of the Deltaproteobacteria bacterium CG11_big_fil_rev_8_21_14_0_20_49_13 genome:
- a CDS encoding pyridoxine 5'-phosphate synthase: protein MATLGVNIDHVATLRQARGNVSYPDPVIAAGIVENAGADQITIHLREDRRHIQDADLIALRKLVRVPLNLELAATDEIVDIAIKVRPDVCTFVPEKRQELTTEGGLDVIKNFDKLRSYVKRLKAESIIVSMFIDPEPKQVEASKELGAQAIEIHTGRYCEHNSREEFDRIKAAAKIAKDAGLHVAAGHGLNYDNAALVVKEVPDIAEYNIGHSIIARAVFVGLAQAVIEMKKLITTLSF, encoded by the coding sequence ATGGCCACACTAGGCGTAAATATCGATCACGTAGCCACCTTGAGGCAGGCAAGGGGAAATGTTTCTTATCCCGACCCTGTGATAGCCGCCGGCATAGTTGAAAATGCCGGCGCAGATCAGATAACCATTCATCTAAGGGAAGACCGAAGACACATTCAAGACGCTGACCTTATCGCGTTGCGCAAACTTGTCAGGGTGCCCTTGAACCTCGAACTTGCGGCAACCGATGAGATAGTTGACATTGCCATTAAAGTAAGACCCGACGTCTGTACATTTGTTCCGGAAAAGAGGCAGGAACTAACGACCGAGGGCGGGCTTGATGTTATAAAGAACTTTGATAAATTAAGGAGTTACGTTAAAAGACTTAAAGCTGAATCTATTATCGTTAGCATGTTCATTGATCCTGAACCCAAGCAGGTTGAGGCATCAAAAGAGCTTGGTGCGCAGGCCATTGAAATTCATACCGGTAGATATTGCGAACACAATTCCAGAGAAGAGTTTGATCGTATAAAGGCGGCGGCAAAAATAGCCAAAGATGCCGGATTACATGTTGCGGCGGGGCACGGTTTGAATTATGATAACGCCGCTCTTGTGGTCAAAGAGGTCCCGGACATAGCCGAATATAATATAGGGCATTCTATCATAGCAAGAGCGGTATTTGTAGGGCTTGCACAGGCGGTTATTGAAATGAAAAAGTTGATAACAACGTTGTCATTCTGA
- the acpS gene encoding holo-[acyl-carrier-protein] synthase, whose translation MIIGIGIDLVDVRRMEGIIFRWQEKFLKRIFTDKEIRYCNNKKNPAQRFATRYAAKEAFIKAMYPKETEGINFRDIEVTEKEGRTVINMYDKIKKNVESRGVKNIHVMLSHDGNYGIANVILEG comes from the coding sequence ATGATAATAGGCATCGGAATAGACCTTGTAGATGTCAGGCGTATGGAAGGTATCATCTTTCGCTGGCAAGAAAAGTTTCTGAAGAGGATCTTTACAGACAAAGAGATAAGATATTGCAACAATAAAAAGAATCCGGCCCAGCGATTTGCAACGCGCTATGCCGCAAAAGAGGCCTTCATAAAGGCCATGTATCCCAAAGAGACCGAAGGGATAAATTTCAGGGATATCGAGGTTACTGAAAAAGAAGGGCGCACGGTGATCAACATGTACGACAAGATAAAAAAGAACGTTGAATCGCGCGGGGTCAAGAATATCCATGTAATGCTTTCCCACGATGGTAATTACGGGATAGCTAACGTCATCCTTGAAGGGTAA
- a CDS encoding bifunctional ADP-dependent NAD(P)H-hydrate dehydratase/NAD(P)H-hydrate epimerase, with amino-acid sequence MKLVTSHQMQALDKAAIEKCNIASPGLMERAGKGASDIIIKRFPKKGTAGIVVGKGNNGGDGLVIARLLKEAGFNVNVYLTAPWSEFSPDARVNWEKLAGTGVVVKEEFRTLTNADLIIDAVFGTGLSNDVTGKYKAVIEAINAAKKPVVSIDIPSGLSADTGMPLGVAVKARLTVTFAMMKVGLVAGLSHEYTHEVEMVDIGIPKELTDDLKTGYYLITPDIFEGYFGKRLADSHKGDFGHVLVVGGASGKIGAGLLSGRAALRSGAGLVTYALPGAAYIKFDTRAPEVMCEGVEDKGRGIFIKDSLPQIRTLLGKADVMAIGPGIGIDKATVSAVLEIVKKSQVPVVIDADGLNAVASDLSVLSGRKNHLVLTPHPGEMIRLLGREPKISAQERIELARNFAKVHKVYLVLKGHRTVIGTPEGDIYINETGNAGMATAGSGDVLTGVIAGFMAQKMPVDIAVVAGVYLHGLAGDMAAKNVGERGLIASDIISELPKAIKFISSPL; translated from the coding sequence ATGAAACTTGTCACGTCCCACCAAATGCAGGCCCTCGACAAGGCGGCCATTGAAAAATGTAATATAGCTTCGCCGGGCCTTATGGAACGCGCCGGAAAAGGCGCATCCGACATCATCATAAAGAGATTTCCCAAAAAGGGGACCGCTGGCATAGTTGTCGGCAAGGGAAACAACGGGGGCGACGGTCTTGTCATCGCCAGACTTCTTAAAGAAGCCGGTTTCAATGTTAACGTGTATCTAACCGCGCCATGGTCCGAGTTTTCGCCAGATGCGCGTGTTAACTGGGAAAAACTTGCTGGTACGGGTGTTGTGGTGAAAGAGGAGTTCAGGACGCTGACGAACGCCGATCTAATAATTGACGCCGTCTTTGGCACCGGCCTTTCTAACGACGTGACGGGTAAATACAAGGCTGTTATAGAGGCCATTAACGCGGCAAAAAAGCCGGTTGTTTCAATAGATATACCTTCCGGACTTTCGGCAGATACCGGAATGCCCTTGGGCGTTGCGGTAAAGGCGAGGCTTACCGTTACATTCGCAATGATGAAAGTAGGCCTTGTCGCAGGTCTTTCCCATGAATATACGCACGAGGTCGAGATGGTCGATATCGGCATACCCAAAGAGCTTACAGATGACCTTAAGACCGGCTATTATCTTATAACCCCCGATATCTTTGAGGGCTATTTTGGAAAAAGGCTTGCCGACTCCCATAAAGGTGATTTTGGCCATGTCCTTGTTGTCGGAGGTGCTTCGGGAAAGATAGGTGCCGGACTTCTTTCGGGCAGGGCCGCTTTGAGGAGCGGGGCAGGGCTTGTTACCTATGCATTGCCCGGTGCCGCATATATCAAGTTCGATACGCGCGCGCCGGAGGTGATGTGCGAGGGGGTTGAAGACAAGGGCCGCGGCATATTTATCAAGGATTCTCTGCCGCAGATAAGGACGCTTTTAGGCAAGGCAGACGTGATGGCTATAGGACCAGGGATAGGCATCGATAAGGCGACAGTTTCGGCGGTGCTTGAGATCGTAAAAAAGAGCCAGGTGCCTGTTGTAATAGATGCCGACGGGCTAAATGCCGTTGCTTCCGATCTATCCGTCTTGTCGGGGAGGAAGAACCACCTTGTCCTGACGCCTCATCCGGGAGAGATGATAAGGCTCCTGGGCAGGGAGCCAAAGATCTCTGCGCAAGAGAGAATCGAGCTTGCAAGAAACTTTGCAAAGGTCCACAAGGTCTATCTTGTCCTAAAGGGACACAGGACAGTTATCGGCACCCCCGAAGGCGATATCTATATAAATGAAACAGGAAATGCCGGCATGGCAACGGCGGGGTCGGGGGATGTTCTTACGGGTGTTATTGCCGGGTTCATGGCGCAGAAGATGCCTGTCGATATTGCGGTCGTTGCAGGCGTTTATTTGCACGGGCTGGCGGGCGACATGGCGGCAAAGAATGTTGGCGAGCGGGGGCTCATTGCCTCCGATATAATTTCGGAACTGCCAAAGGCCATCAAGTTTATTTCCTCTCCTTTGTAA
- a CDS encoding tRNA (adenosine(37)-N6)-threonylcarbamoyltransferase complex ATPase subunit type 1 TsaE: MQKITNSLKETQELAAKFAKKLGPSSIIAFVGELGAGKTSFIQGLASGLGIKKNYYVNSPTFTILNVYHGGKMPIYHYDWYRIGCEWEAADLGLEEHFDGKGVTVIEWAEKFPNLLPERTIWVKLAVVGEDKRRITVK; the protein is encoded by the coding sequence ATGCAAAAGATCACCAATTCACTCAAAGAGACACAGGAACTTGCGGCCAAGTTTGCCAAAAAGCTGGGGCCGTCTTCTATCATTGCGTTCGTGGGGGAGCTTGGCGCTGGCAAGACCTCTTTCATTCAGGGGCTCGCCAGCGGCCTCGGCATAAAAAAGAACTACTACGTCAACTCTCCGACGTTCACGATACTCAATGTTTACCATGGCGGAAAGATGCCTATTTACCACTATGACTGGTATAGGATAGGATGTGAATGGGAGGCGGCAGATCTAGGGCTCGAAGAACATTTTGACGGCAAGGGGGTAACGGTCATAGAATGGGCCGAAAAATTCCCAAACCTCTTGCCAGAGAGGACGATCTGGGTAAAGCTTGCGGTCGTCGGAGAAGACAAGAGAAGGATAACGGTCAAGTGA
- the lpdA gene encoding dihydrolipoyl dehydrogenase translates to MTYDLAVIGAGPGGYVAAIRAAQLGLKTVLIEKEHVGGTCLNRGCIPTKSVVAVAERFKERDPAEFGIEGVDSAKAAVNMAKVVERKDKIVAGLRVGIGQLLESNKIDLITGAASFASKDELKVVDPAGNELPVTSRDVIIATGSIWREIPGLKTDGKFVITSDEMLDLKALPKRLVIVGGGVIGCEFASIMNIFGVDVSIVEMTDQLLPTEDAAISRQLSMSFKKRGIKIFTKATVTEAGKGIVKLSTVDNLGADLVLVSIGRRPFTDGLGIEAAGVETQKGFILTDDKMRTNVPNIYAIGDVAVPGAKGFKPALAHVASKEGMVAVTNIKGEHAAVMNYNVVPRPIFTIPEIGCVGATEKELKNNNVKYKTGRFSYAALSKAVCDSATNGLLQVYSDEVGHILGAHCMGNHASDICAEASLAMETGLNVRDIERTIHAHPTYSEIMMEACEDVEGHAIHKAGGR, encoded by the coding sequence ATGACATACGACTTAGCAGTAATAGGAGCAGGCCCCGGCGGATACGTAGCGGCGATAAGGGCCGCACAGTTAGGGCTCAAGACGGTCCTGATAGAAAAGGAACACGTTGGTGGCACGTGTCTGAACCGCGGCTGTATTCCAACAAAATCTGTCGTTGCCGTTGCTGAAAGGTTCAAGGAGAGAGATCCCGCCGAATTCGGCATCGAGGGCGTTGACTCCGCCAAGGCGGCAGTCAATATGGCAAAGGTTGTAGAGCGCAAAGACAAAATAGTAGCGGGCCTGCGCGTAGGTATTGGGCAACTTCTTGAGTCCAACAAAATAGACCTTATCACTGGCGCCGCAAGTTTTGCCTCAAAGGACGAACTGAAAGTGGTGGATCCTGCCGGTAACGAGTTGCCAGTCACGAGTCGCGATGTAATTATTGCCACCGGCTCCATATGGCGCGAAATTCCCGGTTTGAAGACAGACGGCAAGTTCGTTATAACAAGCGATGAGATGCTCGACCTGAAAGCCCTTCCCAAGAGACTTGTGATAGTCGGCGGCGGCGTTATCGGGTGCGAGTTCGCATCCATCATGAACATCTTCGGCGTCGATGTGTCGATAGTCGAAATGACGGATCAGTTGCTTCCAACGGAGGATGCCGCCATATCAAGACAGCTTTCCATGTCGTTCAAAAAACGCGGTATAAAGATCTTCACCAAGGCGACCGTTACAGAAGCAGGAAAGGGGATCGTTAAGCTCTCTACGGTCGATAACCTAGGTGCCGATCTTGTGCTCGTTTCAATAGGTAGGCGTCCATTTACCGACGGACTTGGAATAGAGGCGGCCGGGGTGGAGACGCAAAAGGGTTTTATTTTGACCGATGATAAGATGCGAACGAACGTCCCCAACATTTACGCAATAGGCGATGTTGCCGTTCCCGGGGCAAAAGGCTTCAAGCCGGCCCTTGCGCACGTCGCCTCGAAGGAGGGGATGGTTGCCGTCACCAATATCAAGGGCGAACACGCGGCGGTTATGAATTACAACGTCGTTCCGCGGCCGATATTCACCATCCCGGAAATAGGGTGCGTGGGTGCCACCGAAAAAGAGCTCAAAAATAATAACGTTAAATATAAGACCGGAAGGTTCTCTTACGCCGCTCTTTCAAAGGCCGTTTGCGATTCGGCCACGAACGGGCTTTTGCAGGTCTATTCCGATGAAGTTGGCCATATCTTGGGCGCCCACTGCATGGGAAACCATGCGAGTGATATCTGCGCCGAGGCGTCCCTTGCAATGGAGACAGGGCTTAATGTAAGGGATATAGAAAGAACGATACACGCCCACCCGACATATTCGGAGATAATGATGGAGG